A single genomic interval of Macadamia integrifolia cultivar HAES 741 chromosome 6, SCU_Mint_v3, whole genome shotgun sequence harbors:
- the LOC122080996 gene encoding bifunctional adenosine 5'-phosphosulfate phosphorylase/adenylylsulfatase HINT4-like isoform X7, with the protein MAGAGPCVFCQIASSSTSTQLLHSDEKVVAFQDINPSAFKHYLVIPVEHISTVKDLQRRMADYQLVSHLLDVGQTLLHRDAPDSKQYSSYLIKLINRMSCLHTCHTSRFGFHQPPFNSVNHLHLHCLALPFIPRS; encoded by the exons ATGGCAGGAGCAGGGCCATGTGTGTTCTGTCAGATTGCTTCTTCTTCCACCTCTACCCAACTCCTCCACTCT GATGAGAAGGTTGTCGCATTTCAAGATATCAACCCTTCTGCGTTCAA GCATTATCTTGTCATTCCTGTGGAGCACATTTCAACAGTCAAAGACCTCCAAAGGAGAATGGCAGATTATCAATTGG TGAGCCATTTGTTGGATGTGGGACAAACTCTACTACATAGAGATGCTCCAGACTCCAAGCAGTATAG TTCTTATCTGATCAAGCTGATCAATAGAATGTCTTGCCTTCATACTTGTCACACATCTAG ATTTGGCTTTCACCAGCCTCCATTTAATAGTGTTaaccatctccatctccattgtTTAGCACTTCCCTTCATACCCAG ATCGTGA
- the LOC122082210 gene encoding hydroquinone glucosyltransferase-like: MGSVLFVSFGSGGALSREQLNELASGLELSKQRFLWVVRSPNATNFDTQSIEDPLVFLSEGFLERTKGRGLVIPLWAPQIQVLSHVSTGGFLTHCGWNSTLESMVHGVPLIAWPLHAEQKMSAVMQVEDLEEASRPKAAKNRIVGRAEIAKVVKCLIVGEEGRRIRKRKRKLKDVATKVLSEEWSSRKSFSEVPCKWKSHVGMPK, from the coding sequence ATGGGGTCTGTCTTGTTTGTTTCATTTGGGAGCGGTGGTGCCCTCTCAAGGGAGCAGTTGAATGAATTGGCGTCAGGCCTAGAACTTAGTAAGCAAAGATTCTTATGGGTTGTTAGGAGCCCAAATGCCACCAACTTCGATACCCAAAGCATTGAAGACCCTTTGGTTTTCTTGTCAGAGGGTTTCTTGGAGAGGACCAAAGGAAGGGGTTTGGTGATACCATTATGGGCTCCTCAGATACAAGTACTTAGCCATGTCTCTACCGGTGGGTTCCTTACCCACTGTGGTTGGAATTCAACTTTAGAGAGCATGGTGCATGGGGTACCATTGATTGCATGGCCACTCCATGCAGAGCAAAAGATGAGTGCAGTGATGCAGGTGGAGGATTTGGAGGAAGCTTCGAGGCCTAAAGCTGCGAAGAACAGGATAGTGGGGAGAGCGGAGATTGCTAAAGTGGTGAAGTGCTTAATCGtaggagaagaagggaggagaatacggaagaggaagagaaagctcAAGGATGTAGCTACTAAGGTGTTAAGTGAAGAATGGTCCTCTAGAAAGTCATTCTCAGAAGTACCATGCAAATGGAAGTCTCATGTGGGGATGCCAAAATAA
- the LOC122080996 gene encoding bifunctional adenosine 5'-phosphosulfate phosphorylase/adenylylsulfatase HINT4-like isoform X8 → MAGAGPCVFCQIASSSTSTQLLHSDEKVVAFQDINPSAFKHYLVIPVEHISTVKDLQRRMADYQLVSHLLDVGQTLLHRDAPDSKQYRIEETKVEEVPMDSSGFGFHQPPFNSVNHLHLHCLALPFIPRS, encoded by the exons ATGGCAGGAGCAGGGCCATGTGTGTTCTGTCAGATTGCTTCTTCTTCCACCTCTACCCAACTCCTCCACTCT GATGAGAAGGTTGTCGCATTTCAAGATATCAACCCTTCTGCGTTCAA GCATTATCTTGTCATTCCTGTGGAGCACATTTCAACAGTCAAAGACCTCCAAAGGAGAATGGCAGATTATCAATTGG TGAGCCATTTGTTGGATGTGGGACAAACTCTACTACATAGAGATGCTCCAGACTCCAAGCAGTATAG GATTGAAGAGACGAAAGTTGAAGAAGTTCCGATGGATTCATCTGG ATTTGGCTTTCACCAGCCTCCATTTAATAGTGTTaaccatctccatctccattgtTTAGCACTTCCCTTCATACCCAG ATCGTGA
- the LOC122080996 gene encoding bifunctional adenosine 5'-phosphosulfate phosphorylase/adenylylsulfatase HINT4-like isoform X5, whose amino-acid sequence MAGAGPCVFCQIASSSTSTQLLHSDEKVVAFQDINPSAFKHYLVIPVEHISTVKDLQRRMADYQLVSHLLDVGQTLLHRDAPDSKQYRFGFHQPPFNSVNHLHLHCLALPFIPSSQDREQMEMYKIHVSRTLRWIHQGREVAKEDKSISI is encoded by the exons ATGGCAGGAGCAGGGCCATGTGTGTTCTGTCAGATTGCTTCTTCTTCCACCTCTACCCAACTCCTCCACTCT GATGAGAAGGTTGTCGCATTTCAAGATATCAACCCTTCTGCGTTCAA GCATTATCTTGTCATTCCTGTGGAGCACATTTCAACAGTCAAAGACCTCCAAAGGAGAATGGCAGATTATCAATTGG TGAGCCATTTGTTGGATGTGGGACAAACTCTACTACATAGAGATGCTCCAGACTCCAAGCAGTATAG ATTTGGCTTTCACCAGCCTCCATTTAATAGTGTTaaccatctccatctccattgtTTAGCACTTCCCTTCATACCCAG CTCTCAAGATCGTGAACAGATGGAAATGTATAAAATACATGTCTCTAGGACCCTTCGGTGGATTCATCAAGGCCGAGAAGTTGCTAAAGAAGATAAATCCATAAGCATCTGA
- the LOC122080992 gene encoding probable aspartyl protease At4g16563, which produces MASFIFLFFFISVCVTHLSLSSSEIVLPLTHSLSETQFNHTHQLLKSSSVRSTTRFRSHYHHGHLHHRRQISLPLSPGSDYTLSCSLGSDPVQTISLYMDTGSDLVWFPCAPFECILCEGKYDSSTAATTPNVSSSVSVPCNSPVCSAVHSSLPSSDLCAVSRCPLESIEISECSSFACPSFYYAYADGSLIARLYRDSISIPMSSPSLHLKNFTFGCAHTALGEPIGIAGFGRGTLSLPAQLSNLSPHLVNSFSYCLISHSFDVQRIHRPSPLILGRYSLDDKKGKQSVNGEEEFQYTSMLNNPKYKYFYCVGLEAVSVGGSRIPTPERLKKVNRNGDGGMVVDSGTTFTMLPARLYELVVSEFDRRVGRIYERARETEDQTGLGLCYYTDNSVDKAIPLKVPKVAFHFVGNASVVLPTRNYFFGFTNGGDGVGRKRKVGCLMLMNGGDDAESGGPMATLGNYQQQGFEVIYDLEKGRVGFARKQCATLWDSLNRGR; this is translated from the coding sequence ATGgcgtcttttattttcttgttcttcttcatttctgtcTGTGTGACACACCTCTCCCTTTCGTCTTCAGAGATTGTGCTACCTCTGACTCACTCACTCTCTGAAACCCAATTCAACCACACCCACCAGCTTCTCAAATCCTCCTCTGTTCGTTCGACCACCAGGTTCCGCAGCCACTACCATCATGGTCATCTCCACCACCGCCGCcaaatctctctccctctctctcccggTAGCGACTACACCCTTTCCTGCTCTCTTGGTTCCGACCCAGTTCAAACCATCTCCCTTTACATGGACACCGGGAGCGACCTCGTTTGGTTCCCCTGTGCCCCTTTTGAATGCATTCTCTGCGAAGGCAAATACGACAGCTCCACCGCCGCCACCACTCCTAACGTGTCTTCCTCTGTTTCCGTCCCCTGCAACTCCCCTGTTTGCTCCGCCGTCCACTCGTCCCTCCCCTCCTCCGACCTCTGCGCTGTCTCTCGCTGCCCTTTGGAAAGCATCGAAATCTCCGAATGCTCTTCTTTCGCTTGCCCATCTTTCTACTATGCTTACGCGGATGGAAGCCTCATCGCCCGTCTGTACCGCGACAGTATCTCAATACCCATGTCGTCTCCATCACTCCATCTGAAAAATTTCACCTTCGGCTGTGCTCACACGGCACTCGGCGAACCAATCGGCATCGCGGGTTTCGGCCGAGGAACCCTTTCTTTACCAGCCCAACTATCTAACCTCTCCCCCCATCTCGTTAACTCGTTCTCTTACTGTTTGATTTCTCACTCCTTCGATGTTCAGCGAATCCATCGACCAAGCCCTTTAATCCTCGGCCGTTACTCTCTGGATGATAAAAAGGGGAAGCAATCTGTGAATGGGGAAGAAGAGTTTCAGTACACATCTATGCTTAACAACCCCAAATACAAATACTTCTATTGTGTCGGGCTTGAAGCGGTCTCAGTCGGAGGGAGTAGAATTCCGACACCGGAGAGGTTGAAGAAGGTGAACAGGAATGGCGATGGTGGAATGGTGGTGGATTCGGGGACGACATTTACTATGCTTCCGGCGAGACTATATGAACTTGTGGTTTCTGAGTTCGATCGCCGAGTCGGCCGGATTTATGAGCGGGCGAGAGAGACAGAAGACCAGACCGGGCTTGGTCTCTGCTACTACACTGATAACTCGGTGGATAAAGCGATTCCATTGAAGGTGCCCAAAGTGGCGTTTCATTTTGTGGGTAACGCTAGTGTGGTTCTGCCGACCAGGAATTACTTCTTTGGATTCACAAACGGTGGGGATGGAGTGGGGAGAAAGAGGAAGGTGGGGTGTTTAATGTTAATGAACGGTGGAGATGATGCAGAGTCTGGTGGGCCCATGGCGACTCTGGGGAACTACCAGCAGCAAGGGTTTGAGGTGATCTATGATTTGGAGAAGGGGAGGGTTGGGTTCGCCCGGAAACAGTGCGCCACCCTTTGGGATAGCCTGAACCGGGGACGATAA
- the LOC122080996 gene encoding bifunctional adenosine 5'-phosphosulfate phosphorylase/adenylylsulfatase HINT4-like isoform X2, with protein MAGAGPCVFCQIASSSTSTQLLHSDEKVVAFQDINPSAFKHYLVIPVEHISTVKDLQRRMADYQLVSHLLDVGQTLLHRDAPDSKQYRIEETKVEEVPMDSSGFGFHQPPFNSVNHLHLHCLALPFIPSSQDREQMEMYKIHVSRTLRWIHQGREVAKEDKSISI; from the exons ATGGCAGGAGCAGGGCCATGTGTGTTCTGTCAGATTGCTTCTTCTTCCACCTCTACCCAACTCCTCCACTCT GATGAGAAGGTTGTCGCATTTCAAGATATCAACCCTTCTGCGTTCAA GCATTATCTTGTCATTCCTGTGGAGCACATTTCAACAGTCAAAGACCTCCAAAGGAGAATGGCAGATTATCAATTGG TGAGCCATTTGTTGGATGTGGGACAAACTCTACTACATAGAGATGCTCCAGACTCCAAGCAGTATAG GATTGAAGAGACGAAAGTTGAAGAAGTTCCGATGGATTCATCTGG ATTTGGCTTTCACCAGCCTCCATTTAATAGTGTTaaccatctccatctccattgtTTAGCACTTCCCTTCATACCCAG CTCTCAAGATCGTGAACAGATGGAAATGTATAAAATACATGTCTCTAGGACCCTTCGGTGGATTCATCAAGGCCGAGAAGTTGCTAAAGAAGATAAATCCATAAGCATCTGA
- the LOC122080996 gene encoding bifunctional adenosine 5'-phosphosulfate phosphorylase/adenylylsulfatase HINT4-like isoform X1 — translation MAGAGPCVFCQIASSSTSTQLLHSDEKVVAFQDINPSAFKHYLVIPVEHISTVKDLQRRMADYQLVSHLLDVGQTLLHRDAPDSKQYSSYLIKLINRMSCLHTCHTSRFGFHQPPFNSVNHLHLHCLALPFIPSSQDREQMEMYKIHVSRTLRWIHQGREVAKEDKSISI, via the exons ATGGCAGGAGCAGGGCCATGTGTGTTCTGTCAGATTGCTTCTTCTTCCACCTCTACCCAACTCCTCCACTCT GATGAGAAGGTTGTCGCATTTCAAGATATCAACCCTTCTGCGTTCAA GCATTATCTTGTCATTCCTGTGGAGCACATTTCAACAGTCAAAGACCTCCAAAGGAGAATGGCAGATTATCAATTGG TGAGCCATTTGTTGGATGTGGGACAAACTCTACTACATAGAGATGCTCCAGACTCCAAGCAGTATAG TTCTTATCTGATCAAGCTGATCAATAGAATGTCTTGCCTTCATACTTGTCACACATCTAG ATTTGGCTTTCACCAGCCTCCATTTAATAGTGTTaaccatctccatctccattgtTTAGCACTTCCCTTCATACCCAG CTCTCAAGATCGTGAACAGATGGAAATGTATAAAATACATGTCTCTAGGACCCTTCGGTGGATTCATCAAGGCCGAGAAGTTGCTAAAGAAGATAAATCCATAAGCATCTGA
- the LOC122080996 gene encoding bifunctional adenosine 5'-phosphosulfate phosphorylase/adenylylsulfatase HINT4-like isoform X6 — translation MAGAGPCVFCQIASSSTSTQLLHSDEKVVAFQDINPSAFKHYLVIPVEHISTVKDLQRRMADYQLVSHLLDVGQTLLHRDAPDSKQYRFGFHQPPFNSVNHLHLHCLALPFIPRWKCIKYMSLGPFGGFIKAEKLLKKINP, via the exons ATGGCAGGAGCAGGGCCATGTGTGTTCTGTCAGATTGCTTCTTCTTCCACCTCTACCCAACTCCTCCACTCT GATGAGAAGGTTGTCGCATTTCAAGATATCAACCCTTCTGCGTTCAA GCATTATCTTGTCATTCCTGTGGAGCACATTTCAACAGTCAAAGACCTCCAAAGGAGAATGGCAGATTATCAATTGG TGAGCCATTTGTTGGATGTGGGACAAACTCTACTACATAGAGATGCTCCAGACTCCAAGCAGTATAG ATTTGGCTTTCACCAGCCTCCATTTAATAGTGTTaaccatctccatctccattgtTTAGCACTTCCCTTCATACCCAG ATGGAAATGTATAAAATACATGTCTCTAGGACCCTTCGGTGGATTCATCAAGGCCGAGAAGTTGCTAAAGAAGATAAATCCATAA
- the LOC122080996 gene encoding bifunctional adenosine 5'-phosphosulfate phosphorylase/adenylylsulfatase HINT4-like isoform X4: protein MAGAGPCVFCQIASSSTSTQLLHSDEKVVAFQDINPSAFKHYLVIPVEHISTVKDLQRRMADYQLVSHLLDVGQTLLHRDAPDSKQYRIEETKVEEVPMDSSGFGFHQPPFNSVNHLHLHCLALPFIPRWKCIKYMSLGPFGGFIKAEKLLKKINP, encoded by the exons ATGGCAGGAGCAGGGCCATGTGTGTTCTGTCAGATTGCTTCTTCTTCCACCTCTACCCAACTCCTCCACTCT GATGAGAAGGTTGTCGCATTTCAAGATATCAACCCTTCTGCGTTCAA GCATTATCTTGTCATTCCTGTGGAGCACATTTCAACAGTCAAAGACCTCCAAAGGAGAATGGCAGATTATCAATTGG TGAGCCATTTGTTGGATGTGGGACAAACTCTACTACATAGAGATGCTCCAGACTCCAAGCAGTATAG GATTGAAGAGACGAAAGTTGAAGAAGTTCCGATGGATTCATCTGG ATTTGGCTTTCACCAGCCTCCATTTAATAGTGTTaaccatctccatctccattgtTTAGCACTTCCCTTCATACCCAG ATGGAAATGTATAAAATACATGTCTCTAGGACCCTTCGGTGGATTCATCAAGGCCGAGAAGTTGCTAAAGAAGATAAATCCATAA
- the LOC122080996 gene encoding bifunctional adenosine 5'-phosphosulfate phosphorylase/adenylylsulfatase HINT4-like isoform X3 — MAGAGPCVFCQIASSSTSTQLLHSDEKVVAFQDINPSAFKHYLVIPVEHISTVKDLQRRMADYQLVSHLLDVGQTLLHRDAPDSKQYSSYLIKLINRMSCLHTCHTSRFGFHQPPFNSVNHLHLHCLALPFIPRWKCIKYMSLGPFGGFIKAEKLLKKINP, encoded by the exons ATGGCAGGAGCAGGGCCATGTGTGTTCTGTCAGATTGCTTCTTCTTCCACCTCTACCCAACTCCTCCACTCT GATGAGAAGGTTGTCGCATTTCAAGATATCAACCCTTCTGCGTTCAA GCATTATCTTGTCATTCCTGTGGAGCACATTTCAACAGTCAAAGACCTCCAAAGGAGAATGGCAGATTATCAATTGG TGAGCCATTTGTTGGATGTGGGACAAACTCTACTACATAGAGATGCTCCAGACTCCAAGCAGTATAG TTCTTATCTGATCAAGCTGATCAATAGAATGTCTTGCCTTCATACTTGTCACACATCTAG ATTTGGCTTTCACCAGCCTCCATTTAATAGTGTTaaccatctccatctccattgtTTAGCACTTCCCTTCATACCCAG ATGGAAATGTATAAAATACATGTCTCTAGGACCCTTCGGTGGATTCATCAAGGCCGAGAAGTTGCTAAAGAAGATAAATCCATAA